The Pygocentrus nattereri isolate fPygNat1 chromosome 12, fPygNat1.pri, whole genome shotgun sequence genome includes the window TTGATCAGAAAGAACAGGCACGTTCGGAATAGTGTGTAAATGTTTCTCTAACCTTTTTTGTCTAACAGGTCACTGTTAAAACAGTGGTAATAGTTCAGTTTCTCACAGAAAAACACTcatctttttcacttttttcagttttgttctcTCCACCAGTCCCAGGGAGGCGGAAGGGAAAGGGGGACGAGCATGTGCTCGAACTTGCACACACCCACCTTCATCCCGTGTGGTTGTGGAAAAAGAAACGTTCGTATCATTTGTAAGAAACTAGTAGCAACACTTAGGACTCCTTGACCACAAATGAACTCAGGAGTGCGCACAGGatggtgggtgggtgggtgggtgtgtgtgtgtgtgtgtgtgtgtgtgtgtgtgtgtgtgtgtgtgtgtgtatgtatgtatgtatgtatgtatgtatgtatgtatgtatgtatgtgtgtggtcgTCTCGGCTCAAAGGTCAGTTTAGAAGTCACTGTCTTCTCAGATGATTTCAAAAGTCTTCTTCAGCTCCATGATGAGCTGCCAATCTGGCTTCTGCATCTCATCTCGGAACCAGTTCTTTAGAGCATCAATGGACTGACGAGTTATCTGTGGAAACAGGAAAGAAAGACTGTTTTCAGGACTGCAATTTCATCTCGGTTTTCAACCCAGGAGGCACTTGATGGGGGtggacaatttttttttgcctgtatgCAATTTGAGAATaaatcaaacacacacccacgcaAGCAAAAGTGTGAACAATACTAGTCAAATTACACAGTAAAAATTTTAGGACAATCTTTATTCATTTGCTAAGcttaacatatttgaaaaacaaagcaTACCATAAATTCTGCAGTTCTGTGgattctttttctcatttagcaTTGCATTTAGCTTCCTTTATCTCTGAAAGATCAGAAGATTTCTAAATGCAGTCCTACCTTGCTAACTATAATGTCAACGGCCTCAAAATGACGGCCATACATCTTGGGCGCCTCTCCAGGAATGGGCTCAATTTTCACGCAGATCTCCTGTCCTTTTTTGGCAGTGTCCACAGGTTTGTGGTTCACCTCGATACTGGTCACGATGCCAATATCTACAAACTGAAAACAGATCAGAGTATGTAAAACGTAAATATTAGAAATCAGTATGAAGGAGGAGTGCACCAGTGTAATAAAATGTGCTCATCAAAGCACAGACACATccatgagtgatgggaggagttATTCAAATATATAGACATCCAAACTCCTCTGTGTTTTACTTATGCACGTGTAGCTTTGGactacaaacatttttttcttttttatgtctcacattaaaaaaaagccagACCTAAACATGGAACAATTTAAAACTAAAAGATGTATACATAGTATCTTTATGTAACTCTGCATTATAATTGTGTGGCCCAACTGGTAGTGTGTTAAATCAAAATACAAAGATAAATCACAAAATATTTAGCTGCATTGGGGAAATGGCAAATATACTGTTTTATAACCATATTTTGCATTTCTAAGTATATATACTGTGTTTTTGAATTGAACCCTTCAATTGTGCACACTAAACGAAAgctaaaataaatatgtatgtacacacacacacacacacacaactaatAAGTAAATTTGGAtattgaaaatgattaaaatggtTTATACACACTTATGCCTAACAGTCATTTCTCCAAACTTACCCCTTTGCTGGGCACACACAGTGGAGTGCCCGTCTTCAGTACTCCAGCCTCCACACTCACCCCCATAACGATGGGGTCTCTGGAGTTAAAGATGAACTGAGGCAGGATACGCAGCTTACAGGGAAACACTGCTATGTGCCTGTGAGTAACAGCAAACAGGAGTTTGTATTACTCTTGCAGTTGTTCTCCACGGCCAGTTTCACACCAGCATCCTAAAATGACTTTGTACAGGCCCCACCAGCAGAAAACTGTTTGATGTGTAATTTTAGTTTAATGTGTAAAAAGTTATTCAGATCTTTTCAGGGGTTTCCTAAGGAGCATGaagttaaaaagttaaaaattgaTCAGTGATCAGGGACAATCATATTTGTACTTTTGTATGTTATCTCCGTGACTTAGCAGGAATTATCACTTTGTAGCACTTCTATAGAgaaggaccaaaaaaaaaaaaaatcagctgttTCCATACTTGAACTcatcctgtttctgtttcttgtaGTCTTCTCTGTATTTGGTGAAGGCATCGAACAGATGGTAGATGATCTCAGCACTGAAGATCCGAACGCCCAGACTGTCAGCCATCTCCTGAGAGTCTCTCTCAATCTTCACATCAAATGCCAGAATCACAGCATacctgcgcacacacacacacacacacacacacacacacacacacacacacacacacacacacacagagcgcgagggagagagagagcgagagagggagagttatgtatagagagagagagagagagagagagagcgcaggattcaggaaatattttgtaataaaaaGGTAGAAGTGACAACGTTTACTGAGACGTATAGCCAGTACATACTGTGGGTCGTGCTCCAGCATTGTAGATGCCTTCATTACATCTTTCTTATGGACTGGACCAATATTAATGCCAGAATACTAAAACAAAATAAGAGAAACAGCATGATTCACTTATGTCAATGTTACTATCAATAGCTGGTTCAAATTAGCTTTATTAATCCAAGGGAATTTGCATAGTCTTGCCAAAAGCAATTCCAAATAAggtgtaaataagttaatagGTTAATGACTGACAGTTGAGAGTCACAAGGTACAAACCTGCAAATTCAATGCAGACTAAAAGGAATACCTTTTACTAGTACACTAGCCCTTAAGGGCGACAGAGTCACTTCTTTTTCCAGATTACAATCATTTGTTTTCTCAAAATCTCAAGTAATTTATATCTTTGTCACAACATGACAAATGTTGTTTTCTCAATATATTTGTCATTACCATTGCATAATGAAGGTTACCTTGGTAAAACAATGTTCGTTACATcctgaaaatgagaaatatattgagattttaagaaaacaaattaaaataaacaattaaaagaaaacaaattaaaataactcatcatagaaaacagaaaaaaagcacgcacacacacacacacatctatggCTATTAGAGGCTTCTGTTAGCTAGGTTTCTATTAAATGTCTGTGCAAATACcaagaaataaaatcaaaattggataaaaaaaaagtgacttcTGCTGCCACATAGCTTTTTTTCTATCAAATCGACCTGTAGCCATAAAGACCCTTCACGTAATGATGTAATTTCCTGCAAAATACTGATGTCACACAAGTCtgatcaattaaaaaaatatgttgtgTGTTTCACATGATTACATATCTAATTTTACGTATGCTGCAACCTGTCCTCCTTTGGCTCTCATAACTTTCCCTTAAAACCTGATAAGGACAtctttattatataatatgaCTCTATAATTTCCCCATAAGAACCATTAACATGAGAGATCATGTTGTTTGGCTAGaaacataattatttattactCTTTTAAGAAAAGCAATGAACTTTTACATACACAGAGTCATATACAACAGTTTGAACATCCCCAGTTCaagttttgttgattctctAGGTGAAAATCAGTAAACTTActcttttctgcaaattttaatgctcattatttatttgctgagtttaaaatattatgggaaaaaaatcaaaatctaaaatctgccataactttttcacaagccacattttatgtttaatttttcccccaaattaacttttttattgttgtaaatTTTTTAGGAAATACACAGTattatgcattaaaaactgtttaagtgtgttctctgtagagatgTGTGGACCCAAACGTTTGCATGGGACTCATctagacgctcttatccagacaGATTTGCACTTTAATCAAGCTACAGATGTATTACAGACTTGGATTATATGCCATTATGGAGATGTATGAAAGATTGGTCTGTGAACTTACAGGCACTTTAGATGTGCGCAAGAACTCCAGAAGAGCTTCCAGAGAGCCCAGGGTTGAAGCCTGCACGTACACACCCTTCTCCTCCAGCTTTATGGCATTCAACGTCTGCTTCAGCTCCCGTATCAGCTCATCCTACACAGGCACACAAAGAAAAGTAGCATCACAGTGCAAAAACTGGGTGCACTAGATGTTCTGTAATGTTTTCCCAAAGACCTTCATATGCCATGTCTACACTAACATTCCAGCAAAgctatgatttttttaaatgaacataaaaaagGGCCATatactacattttttttgttttcccccTGAGCTCCATATTTATGTATCGATTTATGCATCAAAAACCTCTTTGCATTTTTAACAGGCTGTCTGTTACAGTGCATTATTTCTTAGATAAAACCACAAATGCTGCTGGAACTAATCATAACAGGCTCACCttcagtactgggacttcatcCTCTTTATGGGCCACCAGCAGTGGCAGGCCTGCAAGAGTCTTTTCCAGATCCTTCCCCAGAATCTTCACTCCCTGAGACGTACACACCTCCTTATGCTTCTCATACTGATTCTGCAGAtgcacgcgcacacgcacacacacacacacacacacacacacacacacacacacacacacaaaaaggagAAACATTACACATTTATAACAGACATACCCTGCATAccaaatttaacattttataacTATGCTGTTATTACGCAATAGTGTACTTCACagcctttaaataaaaaaaaatgcaaaaagctCAATTATGCTTTTCAGAAATTAGCTGTGAtatgtaaaagaaagaaaaaaaagaaaacataccaCCAATGACTACAAGGAACAAAGATGTCCTTTAGCtccagtaaataaatgaaaattagCAATTCCAGAAAAGTGAAAACAGGAGCTCAAACTTCAGCTAAAATTTTAGAATGAGCTTcataattttgcatttttaatgtctGTAACCCAGTTAGAGTTGCTATTGAAGAAGCTGCGCCACACTTGGGAAAACGGATTAGTGATTAGTTGTGCATCTGCGTCTCTGTTGATGTGCAAGATCTTACCTATAAATATACTAAAATAATTCAGGGCTCCAAATTAATGCCGTCCTATCATTCCAGGGATGACATTAACAGCACACAGAATAACATTGACAGTTTTGGGATGCTTCAGGGCCAACTAACTTGTGTGCATAAACTTAACAGAATGTCTGTTAAAAAGCCATAAAATCATTCATATGACAGCAATGTGTATTAAGAATTGGCTTTTCAGTagtatttcttgtttttaaaatggaCATCTACCACAAGCTAATTTTCAATTGCCTGTTAATGGAAATTCCTAATGTAATTTTAGTGTCAAGCTAACAATTATACATGCTCTTCCAATCAAAAGTTAATAAttgtttagaattatttttttgtccattaCAATGTATGCTGGTtctaaagagaaaaaacaatccattattaatatatacatttacaatTATTAGAAGAAATCCTGAACACAATCTAAATTTACAGAGATTTGTATGGTAAGTATGCAATTCATTGCAAGGAATAAAGTgaggttttaaaacattacatgaATAGCTACAGAGCTTTTAAAAAGCACTCATAGattctatacacacacaaacatatatatgttTGTCTATAAGTACataatgtatatgtgtatattctgTATCTGAAATTTGTTTACATTCCATTTTTCTTTAGAATTTTTCTACTACCTTGTTACAGATGACCAACAATGATAAAACAGTTTAATATTTTCGATGGTCAGTTTTCACAGCTAACAATATTTTTTGAGACTGTTCCAAAGATAGCTAGTCTGGAACCCTAAAATTTAACGTCTGAATAAATTACACTGTAAAGGCCTTAAAGAAAGTAGATGTGAAAAGGAACAAAAGCAGCTGGGCAGACCTTGACTCGAAGCTCTTTGAGTGGTGGAGGTAGCAGCAGTCCTCTGATCTGAGTGACGATGGGCCCCTCTACACCTGGAACTATGATGGTCTCACCCTCACGCAGACGCCCGTTGATCAGGATTACATCTATCGTGGTGCCCATACCAGGCAGAGCCTTCACCTGGAGCATgggagaggagaagaaggatTATAAATGGATTGAGTGAGAGTCAAGTCCTGGTGAGCTAAGCACTGCAGAGTTTGATCTGAAACTGTTTGATCTGCAGTAACACTCCTGAATGAACTCATGAAGACTTCTGCAGTGAGAGTTAACAGTGAATTACACAGTATTAATGTGAAAGCAATGATTTCTGAGACCACACTACACAGGTGACAGTGTGTAAAACCTTTATAATAAAGCAATGATCACATGATTAATACAATAGGgtttaaaaatatggtgctaAAATGTGTGCAATGACAATCAAATATTCCTAGTGTAGCATTAGTGTGAGCATTGACCTCACCTCCATGACCTGTGCACGGAGCTCGTCGCAGTGGGCCAGCCTACGAGCCAGCATGGTTTGGGTGAGCTCCACCAAAAGACCAATCAGGTTCCCCATGCCATCACCTGAATGGGCTGAAGTGGGCACCAAGGACACAAAGGTCCGTGGGTCCTTATTCTCAAAATACAGAGCAGCATTCAAACCCTAtagacacaaatacacacagttTGTATACACACAGCATTGCCCCAAGACAAACTAAACATGAGCATGAAGATCATAAATAACTAAACAATGTTGACAGCTACATCAGAAATATGTCCTCAAGCAAAACTAAGAATGTCAGAAAGTTGAGTGAGGAATCATCTGTATTTCACCCTGATTGCTTGCACATTTAACCAAGAGCTGAAACCTTCTATTGGAACAGGGCTTGCTAGGAGCCAGTAGAGTGGATGTGGTTTTCAGAAGAAGGGGGGCATGAAAAGACCTGCTGGGCGAATTCCACGATGACTGCCTTGGCTCGTTCATCAAACTCATCTTTTGTgttcttcttctgctttttcAGAGTGGCCACCACGTCTGTCTCTGGACTCTTCTTCCAGTCATAGAGACGGTCAatctgtgagagagtgagattaGGATATATGAGAGAGAATTAACATGTTCTAAAAACCCAACCTGTTTAAGATTCAATTCAGCTGCCTAAAGTGCACTGATTTACAATCAGTATAATAACCTCTTTCACAGTGCTTAGGACTGGAGTGCCCAACCTTAGCAAAGAGTGTTGTGGTTGCAAGTTCTTGTTCCAACCAAGCAGGAGCACACCTGAACAATTTTTTGAAGTCTCAGACTCAGAGGTCTGTTCCAACTTGTTTAGAATAAAACGCTGTAGCTGCATCGACCCTTTGCGGACAAGATCAGACTCTCCTGGCTTAGAATCAAGTTCAATTAGACCAGCAGCAGTGAGGCAGACATACCTTGTTGAGGGCTACAATGAAGGGGCACTTTTTCTCTTTAAGCAGGTTGATGGACTCTAGAGTCTGGGGCTCCAGGCCATGCATGATGTCCACCACCAGGATCGCAATGTCGCACAGGGAGCTCCCCCTGTTCCTTAGATTACTGCAAAAGGCAGGGTAAAAGTATTTTACAAGTGTTTCAAATTCATATCAGGCTTGAGCCAACTGACAAAACCATCTGACAGCACTACCTCTATTTCGATAGATCCATCAAGTTGGATGATTTACAAGTTAGACAATACACTGTCATATGTGTCTTGCAATTCTTTTATTTCACCCAGAAAGCACCACTTTTTTTGTTATCTTTTGTCAGTGACAGTTATTTCATAGTAATCATTCACACAATCTCACCGAGCAATATTATATCAACATTTCATTAATTAAACCCCCAAGTATTTGCACTTATCAGTGATCAGTGCTTACCTGAAGGACTCGTGTCCTGGTGTATCAATGATCAGCATTCCTGGAATCTTCACATTTTCCCTGTCAAACTAAAGCACAGACATTTACTGTTGTGCAACACAAAGCAATGAGATCACAGAAATGTCGTGTCCACAgcagagcttgaaatattttatCCAAATATGATGGGACCCCATTGCTCATGTGGGGTTCGGAAGAGATTTCACAAGTATGTGTTGGGATTCCACATACCGACTTTTGAACAAATTTACCCTGCATATCCACTGCTttagttttgctgttttttttttgtttacttcatTATTTACTACTTTCAATACATtaaactgctttttttctttaatctggCATGCCAGAGTGATCAGCTCAGCATACAGGTCCACGATGCCCATGATGTCCATGGTTGTGAAAAAACAGGACACAATGTATCAATTCAGGACAGTATAATTTAGTGCAACCAATAGAACAGCTGTATTTTAAATCAGACTAAAATGCTCATGTGTTTCAGATACTCACGTTTTTCACCATCTTTGTTTGCTCAATGATGGTTTCCAAGGGAACATTGGTTGCCCCAATCTGCTGAGTGATTCCACCCGCCTCACCGTCCTGTACATGTGTGTGCCGCAGCTGCAGACAAGAAACACAGATTACAGTTATCATAAAACTGAACTTCAATTCAGGTCTGCAAAAAAGCAGATCTGAAGTGACAGTCATATACAGCATACAGAACACAAACCTTATCCAAGATCTTGGTCTTCCCTGTGTCGACATGCCCCAGCACACATACAACAGGAGCTCTCAACTTGTCTGGGTTGATGTTCTTCAAGTTCTCCTGTCTTCGTTTCTACAatagaaatgaagaaataaacTGAGTTATTTCGCTTACTCTGCCAACATATATGGCTTAGTGCATTTGGGGAGTTATGGTAACATACACTATTACTATAGATTATGCccgagtctatcccagcagtcattaggtagaaggcaggaaacaccctgtacaggtcgccagtccatcgcaggtcaAAAGCTCCAACAATTAAACATAATTGGTGTATTTTTGCAGTATTTAGTACGTCAACCCTTTGCgcttattacagcttccattattttcaggagactttctttcagttttcaaaagaaatctgcagggatatttgtcCACACTTCTAAAGTTCTAAGAGTTGcttgcttttcacaatccaagaaATCCTAAGCACACACAAAGATGCTGAGATAGTACCATCCCTAATCTCTACAGGGAACTCTCATGTGCATCAGTCCTCAACTTTACAGACATCCTCTGGTAACATCACcttctctctgtatgtgtgcatgtaccTCTATGCGTCTCTTGGCCTTGTCGTACAGCCGCTCTTCTTTGGTGCGCTCGTCATCAGAGTCGCTCTCACTGCTCGACTCGGAGCTCACCTCCTTCCCACTTTTTGACTTGGCTCTCGggctctccttctcctcctcttcctcactctcctcctcaccatcttcttcctcctcttcatcttcatcatcttcatcttcctcatcctcctcatcttctTCGCTGCCATTCTCCTGTTCAGCAGAGGGTTTGTGGGCTGGCTGAGAAGCTGGTGTCTCCTTTACCTCAATATGGACCTTCTTCAGCTCTGGGGTTGAGACAGGCAGGAAAACAATCATGAAGGTCATTACTGATCAACCAATTAACCTTTAAAAGTTCGATCAATGCTTTTggttaaaatgttaatttaatttcaACACAACAAGTGACATTTGAATAGCTAGGTCTTACATTCACCTTGTCTAAATTACATATGAGGGTGTAAGAGCATGACTTGCTTTGATAGCCCTGCTTAGTGATGCACAACTCAGGGTTTTCTGGAGTCAACGGCAGCTTTCAAATCCTGCTGCTGGAATCAATGGAGCTGAATCCTCGAGTCCACTTAATTTTAAATGATGGCGCCAGAGCCATTGCTAAAGGTATTTAGCACAGGTTATACAATCTTAAATGCAGTCACACATCTTTGGAGTAGCTATTGATTACACTTTTCCACACTGTGTCCCTGGCGAAAAAAGTCAACCATGACACCCAGTAGTTAGTACCATGACAAAAAATGCTTAAAAGCTGCAAGCTACTGACTTTatgttgctttttatttaaactacATAAAATTCAAGCTAGTCCTGGTCAGGCCATGTATGTTCATTAACCAAGGCTAATAATATGTGGTAAATTTAAGTAAGTTATGACTGTGTTAAAGTCATTTCTATTACATTATGCTGcattagttttttttcattcaattaAACCTAATGTCTTGTTTCTAATGTCTAAAGTACAGTGATATGTTTGATGTCTTAATGGTTCACCTCCCTGTTTTTTAATTTGTCAGTTAGAAATTAACAAATGACTTACAGCAGTTAGTTTTCGCATCCCTATGCAGGACTGAAATACTGGTATAGTTTTAGCCTTAATATAAAAATTTTAAGACTAAAAGCACTGCCTATTTTGGCTAACTAGGAAAAGGCATCATGTTTGAAGACATGTAACAGTTGCATTTTCAGTATTTCTAGGGAGAAGACGCAATGGAATAGTACTGGGAAAAACAGTTATGAAGCTGACCACAGTCTTACCCCTTTCCTCATCACTGGCCATGGCCTCCCAATCATCCAAATCACCAGCCTCTGGATTTGGCTCTGCCCCTAGAAGAATAAACATTTCAACACCATATTCATGACTTATTTATAAAAGTTACGATGAACAACAATATCGTTAGTTTTTAGGTACAGGTTCTTGCTTGAGATTGCACACAGAATCACTACCAACAGTAGTCAAATGAGAGGTGCATTTTTAGGTTTCCTGTTTTTGATTTGTAGCTCCTATTTTTATcatgattatttttaaatgtttattttaataagcAAAAATGATACCTGGCCCCTCTTTAGGAGCATCCACTCCCTTCTTTGTCATAATTGGCTGAGCCATCTCTGATGTGGGTGATGTCACTTCTGAGGTTTCTGATGGGGGGGAAAGAAAATAAGGCTATATTTcactacaagaaaaaaaaacaacttgt containing:
- the eif5b gene encoding eukaryotic translation initiation factor 5B, giving the protein MGKKQKNKGDDGAKDDGIDIDALAAEIEGAGAAKEQSKGKSKKKKGAKKDDFDEDDILKELEELSLEAQGGKSKEPAKKSDSIEEPEPEPVLTKAEKKKAKKGKRASPENEEGEQDQGKDDMENESQAKGKKPLETPAAAPAASDSDDEGSQQRRKAKGGKKGGRKGASDSEDEDEDGGAKKGGGGGGGDSEQSDDDLQATRKQKKKGKAKAKADSDNEEAGDDDGSFKMKTAAQKRAEKKERDRKKKEEERVKMRAKKEKEEEMAKKELTTATPAPAAPPTERKKVEPAVPEEQEGAEGEDEGEGEKKKKDKKKKKGEKGEKGEKEEKEKKKGPSKAAVKAMQEALARMKEEEERAKREEEERERRLAELEAQRLEQERLEAERKEKKKQKEKERKERLKKEGKLLTKAQKEARARAEATLRALQAQGVEVPSKDSVPKKKPIYSDKRKKKPTAQTPEETSEVTSPTSEMAQPIMTKKGVDAPKEGPGAEPNPEAGDLDDWEAMASDEERELKKVHIEVKETPASQPAHKPSAEQENGSEEDEEDEEDEDDEDEEEEEDGEEESEEEEEKESPRAKSKSGKEVSSESSSESDSDDERTKEERLYDKAKRRIEKRRQENLKNINPDKLRAPVVCVLGHVDTGKTKILDKLRHTHVQDGEAGGITQQIGATNVPLETIIEQTKMVKNFDRENVKIPGMLIIDTPGHESFSNLRNRGSSLCDIAILVVDIMHGLEPQTLESINLLKEKKCPFIVALNKIDRLYDWKKSPETDVVATLKKQKKNTKDEFDERAKAVIVEFAQQGLNAALYFENKDPRTFVSLVPTSAHSGDGMGNLIGLLVELTQTMLARRLAHCDELRAQVMEVKALPGMGTTIDVILINGRLREGETIIVPGVEGPIVTQIRGLLLPPPLKELRVKNQYEKHKEVCTSQGVKILGKDLEKTLAGLPLLVAHKEDEVPVLKDELIRELKQTLNAIKLEEKGVYVQASTLGSLEALLEFLRTSKVPYSGINIGPVHKKDVMKASTMLEHDPQYAVILAFDVKIERDSQEMADSLGVRIFSAEIIYHLFDAFTKYREDYKKQKQDEFKHIAVFPCKLRILPQFIFNSRDPIVMGVSVEAGVLKTGTPLCVPSKGFVDIGIVTSIEVNHKPVDTAKKGQEICVKIEPIPGEAPKMYGRHFEAVDIIVSKITRQSIDALKNWFRDEMQKPDWQLIMELKKTFEII